One Mesorhizobium sp. WSM2240 DNA window includes the following coding sequences:
- a CDS encoding Fic family protein has protein sequence MADEAKGSYTYPDTPGDPDRAGVLRNKFGLTKHSELGPAEYAMTHIRQSEIGEGRGPSGNFDKEHLKAIHGYIFQDVYEWAGHTRNESPSIDGARVEPIGDLSKGGTSFLHGSRIDFGLDEAFKPIRDPDVLRTATPEQFAERAGQVLAELNYVHPFREGNGRAQEAFIIELGRHYGHEVDFTVISKPRMIEASIETTNDPSSPAMKHVLEDGINPNRREALRAAFADLEQCGEKPFEHNIRTARLGEEITGQILGHDDRVASIVTDERIIAVDRADLPERLPDGSSEVSFTARSDFSRLGREQQATEAHMRPQQAEQPQQDRSAGLKAIEAEMAARRDRERDDDDHGR, from the coding sequence TTGGCGGACGAGGCAAAGGGATCGTACACCTACCCCGACACGCCCGGCGATCCAGATCGCGCCGGTGTCCTACGCAACAAGTTCGGGCTAACCAAACACTCGGAGCTGGGACCGGCTGAGTATGCCATGACGCATATTCGACAGAGTGAGATTGGGGAGGGCCGCGGCCCGAGCGGCAATTTCGACAAGGAACATCTGAAGGCCATACACGGCTATATTTTCCAGGACGTTTACGAGTGGGCCGGTCACACGCGCAACGAAAGCCCAAGCATCGACGGCGCGCGCGTCGAGCCGATCGGCGACCTTTCCAAGGGCGGCACCTCATTCCTGCATGGCTCACGCATCGACTTCGGACTGGACGAGGCCTTCAAGCCGATCCGCGATCCCGACGTTCTTCGCACTGCTACCCCGGAGCAATTCGCTGAGCGTGCGGGCCAGGTCCTCGCCGAGCTCAATTACGTGCATCCATTCCGCGAGGGCAACGGTCGCGCCCAGGAAGCGTTCATTATCGAGCTTGGCCGCCATTACGGCCATGAGGTGGATTTTACCGTCATCAGCAAGCCGCGGATGATCGAGGCATCAATCGAAACCACAAACGACCCGTCCAGTCCGGCAATGAAGCATGTGCTGGAGGACGGCATCAATCCGAACCGCCGCGAGGCGCTTCGTGCTGCATTTGCCGACCTCGAACAGTGCGGTGAGAAGCCGTTTGAACACAACATCCGCACAGCACGGCTGGGAGAGGAAATCACCGGCCAAATTCTCGGCCATGACGACAGAGTCGCCAGTATCGTCACGGATGAGCGGATCATTGCCGTCGACCGCGCCGACTTGCCCGAACGCTTGCCCGATGGCAGTTCTGAGGTCTCTTTCACCGCTCGCTCTGACTTTTCCCGCCTGGGACGCGAGCAACAGGCCACCGAGGCGCACATGCGGCCCCAGCAGGCCGAGCAGCCGCAGCAGGACAGAAGCGCCGGGCTGAAGGCTATCGAGGCCGAAATGGCGGCGCGGCGAGACCGTGAGCGCGACGACGACGATCACGGTCGATAA
- a CDS encoding zincin-like metallopeptidase domain-containing protein has protein sequence MQSIKDTYQRITDTIVEQLEAGTKPWIRPWRGSVRHSLIPRRATGEAYRGINVLMLWVSSQMFGYEENTWMTYRQAQDLGGQVRKGEKGTLVVKYGTFTPKEREGDEDRSIPYLKGYTVFNVEQIENLPDRFFSPAEELPSVPVPHLETVEVFVRKTNAKVSYSGTKACYRPSSDDILMPGRDRFDSEVHLYSTLLHELSHWSGAKHRLDRDLSGRFGTESYAVEELVAELAASFLCADLGVAHDPCDNTAAYLASWLAVLKNDRRAIITAAAKAQAAADYLTSLQPRSGLEAA, from the coding sequence ATGCAGAGCATCAAGGACACCTACCAACGCATCACCGATACGATCGTCGAGCAGCTTGAAGCCGGCACCAAGCCCTGGATCCGCCCTTGGCGCGGCAGCGTCCGCCACTCCCTCATCCCGCGCCGCGCGACCGGCGAAGCCTATCGCGGCATCAATGTCCTGATGCTGTGGGTGTCCAGCCAGATGTTCGGTTACGAGGAAAACACCTGGATGACCTATCGACAGGCGCAGGATCTTGGCGGGCAAGTCCGGAAGGGCGAAAAAGGAACGCTCGTCGTCAAGTACGGCACGTTCACGCCGAAGGAGCGCGAAGGCGACGAGGATCGCTCGATCCCCTACCTCAAGGGATACACCGTCTTCAATGTCGAGCAGATCGAGAACCTGCCTGACCGGTTTTTCAGCCCGGCCGAGGAGCTTCCGAGCGTTCCTGTTCCGCACTTGGAAACCGTCGAGGTTTTCGTGAGAAAAACCAACGCGAAGGTCAGCTACAGCGGCACGAAAGCCTGCTATCGGCCGAGCAGCGATGACATCCTCATGCCGGGCCGTGACCGGTTTGATAGCGAGGTTCACCTATATTCGACCCTGCTGCATGAGCTCTCGCACTGGTCCGGCGCAAAGCATCGCCTGGACCGTGATCTCAGTGGCCGATTCGGAACGGAGAGCTACGCCGTGGAAGAGCTCGTCGCTGAACTCGCGGCATCATTCCTTTGCGCCGATCTCGGCGTGGCTCATGATCCGTGCGATAACACCGCCGCCTACCTGGCAAGTTGGCTTGCCGTCCTGAAAAACGACAGGCGCGCTATCATCACCGCCGCCGCCAAGGCGCAGGCCGCGGCCGACTATCTGACTTCGCTTCAGCCAAGGTCCGGACTG